One segment of Saprospiraceae bacterium DNA contains the following:
- a CDS encoding helix-turn-helix transcriptional regulator, giving the protein MVRTYNFNTVNEYNAFNNHKTLHPLVSVIDFSRANPRSWGGEKSIRIIYGFYCIFLKEVKCGDLKYGRNYYDYQEGTLVFTAPGQVMELENTGENYQPVGHALVFHPDLLPGTALAKSIGDYGFFSYNTNEALHLSERERQIVMDCFSNIAFELQQTVDKHSKKLIASNIELFLNYCERFYDRQFITRDNANRGILEKFEELLNAYFSSDKPQEIGLPSVAYCARELNLSANYFGDLIKKETGKSAQEYVQNKVIETAKNRVFDTNKTINEVAFELGFKYPQHFSRLFKQKTGMSPSAYRTPN; this is encoded by the coding sequence ATGGTACGCACCTACAACTTCAATACGGTCAACGAATACAATGCTTTTAACAACCACAAAACGTTGCATCCCTTGGTGAGCGTGATTGATTTCTCCAGGGCAAACCCCAGGTCCTGGGGCGGAGAAAAGTCTATAAGAATTATCTACGGTTTTTACTGCATTTTTTTGAAGGAGGTAAAATGCGGCGACCTGAAATACGGGCGCAATTACTACGACTATCAGGAGGGCACTTTGGTTTTCACCGCGCCGGGGCAGGTGATGGAATTGGAAAACACGGGCGAAAACTACCAGCCCGTTGGTCACGCCCTAGTGTTCCATCCCGACCTGTTGCCGGGCACTGCGCTTGCCAAAAGTATCGGCGATTATGGCTTTTTCAGCTACAACACGAACGAGGCGCTACACTTGTCGGAAAGGGAAAGACAGATTGTCATGGATTGTTTTTCAAACATCGCGTTCGAGTTGCAACAAACCGTTGACAAACACAGTAAAAAGCTCATCGCCTCCAATATCGAACTGTTCCTGAACTATTGCGAGCGTTTTTACGACCGCCAGTTTATCACAAGGGACAACGCCAACAGGGGTATTCTGGAGAAATTCGAGGAACTGCTCAATGCCTATTTTTCATCGGACAAGCCACAGGAAATCGGCTTGCCGTCGGTCGCGTATTGTGCCCGTGAGTTGAACTTGTCCGCCAATTATTTCGGCGATTTAATCAAAAAAGAAACAGGCAAATCGGCGCAGGAATATGTGCAAAACAAAGTCATCGAAACCGCAAAGAACAGGGTTTTTGACACCAATAAAACCATCAACGAAGTGGCTTTTGAACTGGGGTTTAAATACCCGCAACACTTTAGCAGGCTGTTCAAACAGAAGACCGGAATGTCGCCGAGTGCGTATCGGACGCCCAATTGA
- a CDS encoding DUF4440 domain-containing protein, which translates to MKKITSIALTILTVMGIVNAQKTNQQNPWTLVYEGAITKNVKGKVNIHPVTYKIKDIAIAANVYTPPNFDDTQKYPAIVIAHPNGGVKEQVAGLYAQRLAEQGFITITADAAYQGGSGGTPRNVDKPANRIEDIYAMGDFIALYQGVDTAKLGLLGICGGGGYSLKAAQADKRFKAIATVSMFNSGVVRRNGFMNSQIATIEERLKQASEARALEAAGGETLYAADAQWTDEMADKMPFDLYREGHYYYNRTHAHPNSTFRYTMSSLLDLMAWDASTNMDLIDQSLLMIAGSKADTYYMTDDAFRKATNAKSKELFLINGATHIETYWKPEYVSQAVNKLVSFYQANLKNVEQEIIELSKNKWHWMADNDVDKLEPLFHKQSKFVHMSGTWNKDRELEIIKTGSIWYKKADVHDVAVEMIDDTAILWNRITLLAVVRGEEVSNQFTVTEIYKKQGGDWKLLDLTFSSVRDTHSIQH; encoded by the coding sequence ATGAAAAAAATCACATCAATCGCACTGACAATATTGACGGTAATGGGCATTGTAAACGCTCAAAAAACGAATCAACAAAACCCTTGGACTTTGGTCTATGAGGGAGCCATTACCAAAAATGTAAAAGGCAAGGTCAATATCCACCCAGTCACCTATAAAATAAAGGATATTGCAATAGCGGCAAACGTTTATACCCCGCCGAATTTTGATGATACCCAAAAATATCCTGCAATTGTCATTGCACACCCCAACGGCGGCGTAAAAGAACAGGTTGCGGGTTTGTATGCGCAGCGTTTGGCGGAGCAGGGTTTTATCACCATCACGGCAGATGCGGCATACCAGGGCGGCAGCGGAGGCACGCCACGAAATGTAGACAAGCCGGCAAACCGCATTGAAGATATTTATGCCATGGGTGATTTTATAGCTCTATATCAAGGTGTTGACACTGCAAAGCTGGGGCTGCTCGGGATTTGTGGCGGCGGCGGTTATTCTTTAAAGGCAGCGCAGGCAGACAAACGGTTTAAAGCAATTGCGACGGTAAGTATGTTCAATTCAGGGGTGGTGCGGCGGAATGGTTTTATGAACTCACAAATAGCCACTATTGAGGAGCGTCTAAAGCAAGCGTCGGAGGCGCGGGCATTGGAAGCGGCCGGAGGCGAAACACTTTATGCCGCCGATGCCCAATGGACCGATGAGATGGCAGACAAAATGCCGTTTGATTTGTATCGTGAGGGCCACTATTACTACAATAGAACCCACGCCCATCCAAATTCCACCTTCAGGTACACCATGAGCAGTTTGCTGGATTTAATGGCTTGGGATGCAAGCACTAATATGGATTTGATTGACCAGTCCCTTTTAATGATTGCCGGAAGCAAAGCCGACACTTACTATATGACCGATGACGCATTTAGAAAAGCGACCAATGCAAAAAGCAAGGAATTGTTCCTAATAAATGGCGCAACGCACATCGAGACCTATTGGAAGCCGGAGTATGTTTCGCAGGCGGTGAATAAGTTGGTCAGCTTTTATCAGGCCAATCTTAAGAATGTTGAGCAGGAAATCATAGAACTTTCAAAGAATAAATGGCACTGGATGGCGGACAACGATGTGGATAAACTTGAACCGCTCTTCCACAAGCAATCGAAATTTGTCCACATGAGCGGAACATGGAACAAGGACAGGGAGCTCGAAATCATCAAAACCGGAAGTATTTGGTACAAAAAAGCCGATGTCCACGATGTGGCAGTGGAGATGATTGACGACACCGCCATACTCTGGAACCGCATCACGCTGCTGGCGGTGGTACGCGGCGAAGAGGTGTCGAATCAATTTACGGTTACCGAAATTTACAAAAAACAAGGGGGTGATTGGAAGTTGCTGGATTTGACATTCAGCAGTGTGCGAGACACCCATAGCATCCAACATTAG
- a CDS encoding alpha/beta fold hydrolase has protein sequence MKDNTGNSPLTIQEQGSFAVGGTVIANPGTFDPYKPTPDGQTFRGDHAYIFYQIPAKARKLPLVMWHGIGQFSKTWETTPDGREGFQNIFLRRRFGVYLLDQPRRGDAGRSTVPATIAPTPDEQQWFGIFRVGIWPNYFDGVQFARDTNTLNQYFRSMTPNIGPIDINVTTDAASALFDKIGPAILVTHSHSGGMGWITAVKNQNVKAIVSYEPGSGFLFPEGEVPAPMPSSGGTLEAVAVPMSDFMKLTKIPIIIYYGDNIPEKPSPNPGADGWRVRLAMARLWRDAVNKHGGDVTVVHLPELGIRGNTHFPFSDLNNLQIADLMSNFLKEKGLDK, from the coding sequence ATGAAAGACAACACGGGCAACAGCCCGCTCACGATTCAGGAACAAGGCAGCTTCGCCGTAGGCGGCACGGTAATCGCCAACCCCGGAACATTCGACCCCTACAAGCCAACGCCCGATGGACAAACCTTCCGCGGCGACCATGCATATATTTTTTATCAAATTCCCGCGAAAGCCCGAAAACTGCCCCTGGTCATGTGGCATGGCATCGGTCAGTTTTCCAAAACCTGGGAAACTACGCCCGATGGAAGGGAGGGTTTTCAAAATATTTTCCTGCGCCGCCGCTTCGGCGTGTATCTCCTCGACCAACCCAGACGGGGCGATGCAGGCCGCAGCACGGTACCAGCCACCATCGCGCCTACGCCCGACGAACAACAATGGTTTGGCATCTTTCGGGTGGGTATATGGCCCAATTATTTTGACGGCGTACAATTCGCCCGCGACACCAACACGCTGAACCAATATTTCCGGTCCATGACGCCCAATATTGGACCTATCGACATAAATGTGACGACGGATGCCGCTTCGGCGCTGTTTGATAAAATTGGCCCCGCCATTCTTGTCACCCATTCTCACTCAGGTGGAATGGGATGGATCACCGCCGTTAAAAATCAAAACGTAAAGGCGATTGTGTCTTATGAGCCGGGAAGCGGCTTTCTGTTCCCGGAAGGGGAAGTGCCTGCGCCGATGCCCAGTTCCGGCGGTACGCTCGAAGCAGTGGCAGTGCCGATGTCGGATTTTATGAAACTCACCAAAATCCCCATCATCATCTACTACGGCGACAATATTCCCGAAAAACCCTCTCCCAACCCCGGCGCGGATGGATGGCGGGTGCGCCTTGCCATGGCGAGGTTGTGGCGGGATGCCGTCAATAAACATGGAGGCGACGTAACCGTCGTGCATCTGCCGGAACTCGGCATCCGGGGCAATACCCATTTCCCGTTTTCCGACTTGAATAACCTGCAAATCGCCGACCTGATGTCGAATTTTCTGAAGGAAAAAGGTTTGGATAAATAA
- a CDS encoding IS66 family transposase has product MELSNDISVLKDLVMVLLAKVEALESENAALRAEVAELRSRLKMNSKNSHKPPSSDGLSKKPGLPKEPPKKSGGQLGHKGKTLKMVDTVDHVVVHHATSCSCCSKDFSTADVVEVAQKRQVFDIPAPRMEVTEHQLGVAVCCGRQHWGCFPPEVGQPVQYGSRIKALSVLLNNDYKLPLEKIEQLMGDLWGCSFNESTALTANAGMYQALEPIEEQIKTAVLASDVVHFDETGMRVEKKLHWFHVASTALFTHLFVHKKRGKEALESEASLLKDFTKRAVHDCWASYFDFQQCKHALCGAHLLRELTNLAENGSKWASQMHQFVLQLYQASQKGTGSVADPQTWRHHFEQICQSADREEPPPKQGKRGKPKNSKGRNLLNRLVKHRDEWLAFAFEQNVPFTNNQAERDIRCLKTKQKVATNFQTFKGAQHYARIQSFTSTLRKHSMNVFQNLTNAFDRKTIVFKAG; this is encoded by the coding sequence ATGGAGTTATCGAATGACATATCGGTATTGAAGGATTTGGTCATGGTCTTGCTTGCCAAGGTTGAGGCACTGGAATCCGAGAATGCTGCCCTTCGGGCGGAAGTTGCCGAATTGCGTTCGCGCCTAAAGATGAACAGCAAGAACAGTCACAAGCCGCCGTCGTCAGATGGTTTGTCCAAGAAACCGGGCCTTCCCAAAGAGCCGCCCAAAAAGAGCGGCGGCCAGTTGGGCCACAAAGGCAAGACGCTCAAGATGGTGGACACGGTGGACCACGTTGTGGTGCACCATGCCACATCCTGCTCCTGCTGTTCGAAGGATTTTTCCACTGCCGACGTGGTTGAAGTGGCCCAAAAGCGCCAGGTGTTCGATATTCCCGCACCCCGCATGGAGGTCACGGAGCACCAGTTGGGCGTGGCGGTCTGTTGTGGCAGGCAGCATTGGGGCTGTTTTCCGCCCGAGGTAGGCCAGCCTGTGCAGTACGGTTCCCGGATCAAGGCGCTGAGCGTCCTGTTGAACAACGACTACAAACTGCCGCTGGAGAAAATCGAGCAACTCATGGGCGACCTGTGGGGCTGTTCGTTCAACGAAAGCACCGCCCTGACGGCCAACGCTGGCATGTACCAAGCCCTTGAGCCGATTGAGGAACAAATCAAAACGGCGGTTTTGGCCTCCGATGTGGTTCATTTTGATGAAACGGGCATGCGGGTGGAGAAAAAACTCCACTGGTTCCACGTCGCCTCGACCGCGCTGTTCACCCACCTGTTCGTCCACAAAAAACGGGGCAAGGAGGCGCTCGAATCCGAAGCCTCGCTGCTCAAGGACTTCACCAAGCGGGCCGTGCACGACTGCTGGGCCAGTTATTTTGACTTTCAACAGTGCAAGCACGCCCTCTGTGGCGCGCACCTGCTCCGGGAACTGACCAATCTGGCGGAAAACGGCTCAAAATGGGCCTCCCAAATGCACCAGTTTGTCCTGCAACTCTACCAAGCCAGCCAAAAGGGCACCGGGTCGGTGGCCGACCCTCAAACCTGGCGGCACCACTTCGAGCAAATCTGCCAATCGGCCGACAGGGAAGAGCCGCCCCCCAAACAGGGCAAAAGAGGAAAGCCCAAAAACTCGAAGGGACGCAACCTGCTCAATCGCCTGGTCAAGCACCGGGACGAGTGGCTTGCCTTTGCCTTTGAGCAAAACGTGCCGTTCACCAACAACCAAGCCGAGCGCGACATCCGTTGCCTGAAGACCAAACAAAAGGTCGCCACCAATTTCCAAACCTTTAAAGGGGCGCAGCACTATGCACGCATACAATCATTTACCTCAACTCTACGCAAACATTCAATGAACGTGTTCCAGAACCTGACAAACGCTTTTGATAGGAAAACTATCGTTTTTAAGGCTGGCTAA
- a CDS encoding aldo/keto reductase, which yields MGMSYHRSFVPDRKSMLNLIRKAVDMGVTLFDTAEVYGPYVNEELVGEALAPVRKKILICSKFGFNIQNGQMAGLNSKPEHIRNVVEQSLKRLKTDHIDLLYQHRVDPNVPMEDVAGTVKDLIQAGKVRRFGLSEASVADIRKAHAVQPLTAIQSEYSLMWRKPEEDVFKVCEELGIGFVPYSPLCRGYLSGLINERTKFIAANDNRPSLPRYQPDAIKANWVMIDVLTEFGNHRGYTAAQVALAFLLAQKPWIVPIPGTTKLAHLQENLWSADIEFTPEELKAMNEAVSKITVVGDRYTGQPAQQVRN from the coding sequence ATGGGCATGAGTTACCACCGCAGTTTTGTGCCGGACAGGAAAAGTATGCTCAACCTGATTCGGAAAGCCGTTGACATGGGCGTTACCTTGTTCGACACTGCCGAAGTATACGGGCCGTACGTCAATGAAGAATTGGTGGGCGAGGCGCTGGCGCCTGTCCGCAAGAAGATTCTTATTTGCAGCAAATTCGGGTTCAACATCCAAAACGGGCAGATGGCGGGCCTGAACAGCAAACCTGAGCATATCCGAAACGTGGTGGAACAATCGCTGAAACGCCTGAAAACCGACCACATTGACCTGCTTTACCAGCACCGCGTTGACCCGAACGTGCCTATGGAAGACGTGGCCGGAACAGTGAAGGATTTAATCCAGGCAGGTAAAGTCAGGCGCTTTGGCCTCAGCGAAGCCAGCGTGGCAGACATTCGGAAAGCCCACGCTGTGCAGCCGCTAACCGCCATTCAAAGCGAATATTCCCTGATGTGGCGCAAACCTGAAGAAGATGTGTTCAAAGTCTGTGAAGAACTGGGTATCGGCTTTGTGCCGTACAGCCCGCTTTGCAGGGGCTATCTTTCGGGGCTTATCAATGAGCGGACAAAATTCATCGCCGCCAACGATAACCGGCCAAGTTTGCCCCGCTACCAACCCGATGCCATCAAAGCCAACTGGGTGATGATTGATGTGCTCACCGAATTTGGAAACCACAGAGGCTACACCGCCGCCCAGGTGGCACTGGCATTTTTGCTCGCGCAAAAGCCCTGGATTGTTCCAATTCCCGGCACCACGAAACTGGCGCATTTGCAGGAAAATCTTTGGTCGGCAGACATCGAGTTCACGCCGGAAGAATTGAAGGCGATGAACGAAGCCGTCTCAAAAATCACAGTGGTAGGTGACCGCTACACCGGGCAGCCTGCGCAACAGGTGCGGAACTGA
- a CDS encoding helix-turn-helix transcriptional regulator codes for MLHFKSIGQLLEAFRAPKTRHPLFHLMSFDACELEQYQQLPVFTADLYFVFFKKIVEGQILYGHSRYDHTQGTLSFFKPRQAIEFQKTKCDERGFIIAFHEDFLLNTPLFDPIKRLGFFDYDVRESLHVSDAEKAVVWQHFDLMEAEYLAHEDEFSRELIVAQLQSLFVHAKRFYKRQFLHRQPLNSSLFARFQKALAANYANEQVEYRLPTVAALAEKLALSPKYLSDLLKAETGKTAQEHIHLFVVNEAKNLLKKPELNVSEVAYRLGFEYNSHFTKFFKSKTGMSPTAFLAGEN; via the coding sequence ATGCTGCACTTCAAATCCATCGGGCAATTGCTCGAAGCGTTCAGGGCTCCGAAAACGAGGCATCCGCTATTTCACTTGATGAGTTTCGATGCTTGCGAGCTGGAGCAATACCAACAGCTGCCCGTCTTCACGGCCGACCTGTATTTTGTTTTTTTCAAAAAAATCGTGGAAGGGCAAATCCTCTACGGACACAGCCGCTACGACCACACACAGGGCACTTTGTCTTTTTTCAAACCCCGGCAGGCCATCGAATTTCAGAAAACAAAGTGCGACGAGCGGGGCTTCATCATCGCCTTTCACGAGGATTTTTTGCTCAACACGCCCCTGTTCGACCCCATCAAACGGCTCGGCTTTTTTGACTACGACGTACGGGAATCGCTGCACGTTTCGGATGCGGAAAAAGCGGTCGTCTGGCAACATTTCGACCTGATGGAAGCCGAGTACCTGGCCCACGAAGACGAGTTCAGCCGCGAACTCATCGTGGCGCAACTGCAATCGTTGTTCGTCCATGCCAAACGTTTTTACAAACGGCAGTTTTTGCACCGTCAGCCGCTCAATTCCTCGCTTTTTGCCCGTTTTCAAAAGGCTTTGGCAGCCAATTACGCCAATGAGCAAGTCGAATACCGCCTGCCCACCGTGGCGGCGCTCGCCGAAAAACTCGCCCTTTCGCCAAAATATCTAAGCGACTTGCTCAAAGCCGAAACAGGCAAAACCGCCCAAGAACACATCCACCTTTTCGTGGTGAACGAGGCAAAAAACTTGCTGAAAAAACCGGAACTGAACGTGTCGGAAGTGGCGTACCGATTGGGGTTTGAGTACAATTCGCACTTCACCAAGTTTTTCAAATCAAAGACAGGCATGAGTCCGACGGCTTTTTTGGCGGGGGAGAATTAG
- a CDS encoding SDR family oxidoreductase, translating to MKKTILITGSSSGIGKAAAKYFSEKGWNVAATMRKPEDEKELRESANLKLIRLDVQDEASIAEAVRKTIAAFGKIDVLVNNAGYGLAGVAEFIGEADIRRQFDVNVFGVMAVTNAVLPHFRANRSGRIINVSSMGGRVTFPLFSYYHATKFAVEGYSESLNYELNPLGIDVKIIEPGGVKTDFGGRSMDMVKTDSPDYQRLQDKLVAALSDGSNIPTEAKAVAKVIFRAATAKGSRMRYLVGSDARMMWTVKRLFGTTFQQKAVKSFYKI from the coding sequence ATGAAAAAGACAATTCTCATCACGGGCAGCAGCAGCGGAATCGGCAAAGCCGCCGCTAAGTATTTTTCGGAAAAAGGCTGGAACGTGGCAGCCACGATGCGCAAGCCGGAAGATGAAAAAGAGCTCCGGGAAAGCGCCAATCTCAAGCTCATCCGCCTCGACGTACAGGACGAGGCATCCATCGCCGAAGCGGTGCGGAAAACCATCGCCGCCTTCGGCAAAATTGACGTTTTGGTCAACAATGCGGGCTACGGACTAGCTGGCGTGGCGGAATTTATCGGCGAGGCGGACATCCGCAGACAGTTCGATGTCAATGTTTTTGGCGTGATGGCAGTGACGAACGCCGTTTTGCCGCACTTCCGGGCGAACCGGTCGGGGCGCATCATCAATGTTTCGAGCATGGGCGGCAGGGTCACATTCCCGCTTTTTTCGTACTACCACGCCACCAAATTCGCCGTCGAAGGGTACAGCGAATCCCTCAACTACGAACTCAACCCACTCGGCATTGACGTGAAAATCATCGAGCCCGGCGGCGTGAAAACCGACTTCGGCGGCAGGAGCATGGACATGGTGAAAACCGACAGCCCCGATTACCAACGCTTGCAGGACAAACTCGTGGCGGCACTCTCCGACGGAAGCAATATCCCGACCGAGGCAAAAGCCGTGGCTAAGGTCATTTTTCGGGCGGCGACCGCGAAGGGCAGCCGGATGCGCTATCTCGTCGGGTCCGATGCCCGCATGATGTGGACGGTCAAAAGGCTCTTCGGGACCACGTTCCAGCAAAAAGCGGTCAAATCATTTTACAAAATCTGA
- a CDS encoding OmpA family protein — protein sequence MSNISETVFNSQKHTMLFRFTAYALVATFFVASGFVPTHKKQTGKPPLTIVTDNTWDVSGQKTKFGEYPLSAERIASPTSPLLGGTYKAVAAEHNGRGKLVPGTVPIWRNRKADGEGEAYQFRKTVTLGAEPIQKITLEINCDDVARVYINKRLVSVEKRDGKLKDGYDKWFLFRSVSGFMFDRIYTYDVTDYFFTNVTNTILVEAVSLAFDGSHAYLSAKIVIEFAPTPEPTPPAKAAAPAKPKPEAKPNTKVETQKPVSAKPTADKENTVFEAGRDPEIEKLRVGSTLELGHVYFKADSYQLDTASYRTLAALASFMKRHPGLKIEVGGHTNLRPSDRFATELSTNRARSVMRYLTDNGVEADRVTYKGYGKTQPRINVVSEEADRANQRVEVKVLAK from the coding sequence ATGAGCAACATCTCTGAAACCGTATTCAACTCACAAAAACATACTATGCTGTTTCGATTCACTGCTTACGCCCTCGTGGCGACTTTTTTTGTCGCGTCGGGTTTCGTTCCGACCCATAAAAAACAAACGGGTAAACCACCGCTCACAATTGTGACCGACAATACTTGGGATGTCAGCGGCCAGAAAACGAAGTTTGGCGAATACCCGCTGTCGGCAGAACGGATAGCCTCACCAACGTCGCCGCTGCTCGGCGGGACCTACAAGGCGGTGGCCGCAGAACATAACGGGCGAGGGAAGCTCGTGCCCGGCACCGTGCCCATCTGGCGCAACCGCAAAGCTGACGGGGAAGGGGAGGCCTACCAGTTTCGCAAGACTGTGACGCTCGGTGCCGAACCTATCCAAAAAATCACGCTGGAAATCAACTGCGACGATGTGGCCCGCGTCTATATCAATAAGCGGCTGGTTAGTGTCGAAAAGCGCGATGGAAAACTGAAAGACGGGTACGACAAATGGTTCCTTTTCCGCAGCGTGAGCGGCTTCATGTTCGACAGAATCTACACTTACGACGTGACGGACTACTTTTTCACCAACGTCACCAACACAATACTGGTCGAAGCCGTCAGCCTTGCGTTCGATGGCAGCCACGCCTACCTGAGTGCCAAGATTGTGATTGAATTCGCACCGACCCCAGAGCCGACCCCTCCAGCAAAAGCAGCCGCGCCAGCGAAACCCAAACCCGAAGCCAAGCCGAACACAAAGGTCGAGACACAAAAGCCCGTCTCCGCCAAGCCTACAGCGGATAAAGAAAATACCGTGTTCGAGGCTGGCCGCGACCCCGAGATTGAAAAACTGCGCGTCGGCAGCACTCTCGAGCTCGGCCACGTCTATTTCAAAGCTGACAGCTACCAGCTCGACACCGCCTCCTACCGCACACTTGCCGCTCTGGCGAGCTTCATGAAGCGCCACCCCGGCCTGAAAATAGAAGTTGGCGGCCACACCAACCTGCGACCCAGCGACCGTTTCGCCACCGAACTATCCACCAACCGCGCCCGCTCCGTCATGCGCTACCTGACCGATAATGGCGTCGAAGCCGACCGAGTCACATATAAAGGCTACGGGAAAACCCAGCCACGCATCAATGTCGTTTCCGAAGAAGCCGACCGCGCGAATCAGCGGGTGGAGGTGAAGGTGCTGGCGAAATGA
- a CDS encoding TonB-dependent receptor, producing the protein MKKKSTLLLLPCAAVCIFLAAPNPVFGQSAPSIDSLHQIQEVVVQGYLSRQPLLQTPASIGIVNNEQLGQRAAHSLVPVLNLIPGVRMEERSPGSYRLSIRGSLLRSPFGVRNVKVYMDEFPLTDAGGNTYINLLDANAIERIEILKGPDGSLFGANSGGVVLLDLKGQKRDSSEVSLGLNGGSYGLFHENAALKISSGKSQFSFNQAYQRSDGYRENTAMKRHYLQAAERWSYRNNNSVKLLAFYSDLQYRTPGGLTQAQYDANPRQARLAAGPNPGAVEQQAGIYNKTFFAGITNELHLPGNLRYVASVFGTNTDFENPFITNYEIRNEKNLGIRTYMELAGKENSNLNWKWNLGLEGQKGWQDISNYQNNGGTAGAQLAQDEFDIAQIFYFTRLTTTVKERLTTELAVSLNKYKYSYTGSSEGDRRFADQWMPRFAVSYLLTSDFAIRATLSRGYSPPTLAEIRPSNNVINTSLQPESGWNREVGLRLTTWKDRLQMDASVFRYDLTNAIVRRLDQSGAEYFANAGGTKQTGVESIITAWLLAPKRTGVIRAMQMTGSYTYSRFLFSNYQDATTDYSGNSLTGVPQTVMVLGITMRFPQDVSLFVESNSTARLPLNDGNTVYASKYNLLQAKVCWSGLRVKRVGIEMFAGADNILNEKYSLGNDINAFGGRYFNAAAPLNFYGGVNFSFRLGLHRVFIFW; encoded by the coding sequence ATGAAGAAAAAATCTACGCTCCTACTGCTCCCATGCGCCGCCGTTTGCATTTTTCTTGCAGCCCCCAATCCAGTTTTTGGGCAGTCGGCTCCATCCATTGACTCATTGCACCAGATTCAGGAAGTTGTGGTGCAGGGTTATTTGTCGCGGCAGCCCCTGTTGCAAACACCCGCATCCATTGGAATTGTCAATAACGAGCAATTGGGTCAACGCGCTGCTCATTCGTTGGTACCTGTGTTGAACCTCATACCCGGCGTGCGGATGGAGGAGCGCTCTCCGGGCAGTTATCGCCTGTCCATTCGAGGAAGCCTGCTGCGCTCACCCTTTGGCGTGCGCAACGTGAAGGTGTATATGGACGAGTTTCCTTTGACCGACGCGGGTGGCAACACCTACATCAATTTGCTCGATGCCAACGCGATTGAACGCATCGAAATACTCAAAGGCCCTGATGGCAGTTTGTTCGGGGCAAATTCGGGAGGCGTTGTGTTGCTTGATTTGAAAGGCCAAAAAAGAGACAGCAGTGAGGTATCGCTTGGCTTGAATGGAGGCTCCTACGGGTTGTTTCACGAAAACGCAGCGTTGAAAATTTCATCGGGGAAGTCTCAGTTTTCTTTCAATCAGGCTTATCAACGCTCGGACGGCTACCGCGAAAATACCGCTATGAAACGGCATTATCTGCAAGCCGCCGAACGCTGGTCATATAGAAACAACAACAGCGTGAAGTTATTGGCTTTTTATTCCGACTTGCAGTACAGAACACCCGGAGGCCTGACACAAGCACAATACGATGCGAACCCGCGACAAGCACGACTAGCCGCAGGACCAAACCCCGGGGCAGTAGAGCAGCAGGCTGGTATTTACAACAAAACATTTTTCGCGGGCATCACGAATGAACTCCATCTTCCGGGCAATCTTCGCTATGTCGCCTCTGTTTTTGGTACTAATACCGATTTTGAAAACCCGTTTATCACGAACTACGAAATAAGAAATGAAAAGAACTTGGGCATCAGAACGTACATGGAACTCGCCGGCAAGGAAAATTCAAACTTAAACTGGAAATGGAATCTCGGGCTGGAAGGCCAGAAGGGATGGCAGGATATCTCGAATTATCAAAACAATGGAGGCACCGCAGGCGCGCAACTGGCCCAAGACGAATTCGATATTGCTCAGATATTTTATTTTACAAGACTGACTACCACCGTCAAGGAGCGTCTGACCACCGAGTTGGCGGTCAGCCTGAACAAGTACAAATATTCATACACAGGCTCATCCGAAGGCGACCGAAGATTTGCTGACCAATGGATGCCCCGCTTCGCTGTGAGTTACTTGCTTACGTCCGACTTTGCGATTCGTGCCACGCTGAGTCGTGGTTACTCCCCGCCCACACTTGCCGAAATCAGGCCGTCCAACAATGTGATTAATACATCGCTTCAACCCGAATCGGGCTGGAACAGAGAAGTCGGCCTTCGGCTAACGACATGGAAAGACAGACTACAAATGGATGCATCTGTGTTTCGTTATGACTTGACGAATGCCATCGTGCGTAGGTTAGACCAAAGTGGGGCGGAGTATTTTGCAAACGCCGGAGGCACAAAGCAAACTGGTGTCGAGTCAATCATCACAGCATGGCTGCTCGCGCCCAAAAGGACAGGTGTGATACGGGCGATGCAGATGACCGGAAGTTATACCTACAGCCGCTTTTTATTCAGCAACTATCAGGACGCAACTACGGATTATTCAGGCAACAGCCTTACAGGCGTCCCGCAGACTGTGATGGTATTGGGAATTACAATGCGGTTTCCGCAGGATGTCAGTTTGTTTGTGGAATCAAACTCCACCGCGCGTTTGCCATTGAACGACGGCAACACTGTGTATGCCAGCAAGTACAATTTGTTGCAAGCAAAAGTGTGTTGGTCGGGACTTCGGGTAAAAAGAGTGGGGATAGAGATGTTCGCAGGTGCAGACAATATCCTGAATGAAAAGTATAGTCTGGGAAATGACATCAATGCCTTTGGAGGGCGATATTTCAATGCAGCCGCTCCTTTGAATTTTTATGGCGGGGTGAATTTCAGTTTTCGGCTTGGCCTTCATCGTGTTTTCATTTTTTGGTAG